In Juglans regia cultivar Chandler chromosome 13, Walnut 2.0, whole genome shotgun sequence, the following proteins share a genomic window:
- the LOC109003798 gene encoding origin of replication complex subunit 3 → MAIASAAAESLTQGTPETTENDLQPFFVFHKASSRKSDKKPTGTGKTRRRIDLSPSSPNKTEKSEPDKAGERDEHCNEHLRTEAFELVWSKINSTIKDILRGINTNVFNEIHHWVLESFNAIQSFGTPGFTEATRSFPIVTDANSKLLFTGMVLTRNMEFVDDLLTFEDLGLFLRSNGCHVANLSSLDFSAKSGIGGCLRGLLRQFLKATLYEADISILASWYREQENHNTPVVVIIDDMERCCGSVLSDFILMMSEWVVKIPIILLMGVATTLNAPRNLLPSNVLQHLCPSKFILGSPAERMDAVVEAVLVKQCSGFSVGHKVAVFLKNYFLNQDGTLTSFIRALKIACAQHFSMEPLSFILGGLLVEEKQKGEKSGLQPEVVLKYTSQLPSYARNQMAEQNGKSLVHGFSELRRLHKCWSTVVLCLYEAGKCNKIRLLDLLCEALNPDLYTSRASNNHVVLEKDVGVPMATDRSIRRKYSTLRKGGFIGQIVRKVRDLPALMLYQLLKSWEKTTVDVLEIHEKVKDLQSLLRFEDGKLKPNVDDISKKHSSRSPLNMEKESKEVNEKAAALIDCLVRDYLRPIECIPLHEIFCFKNVEKLQLALIGDPRRRIQVDLLEFHKILQCGCCSKSGNVLLPSMHDTSIMYSLAQEHGDLINLHDWFQSFKTVVLHPSSKGKHKSKQSPNPKKRKYSHDSENKGEASIQARFCRAVTELQITGLLRMPSRRRPDCVQRVAFGL, encoded by the exons ATGGCGATCGCTTCTGCTGCTGCGGAGTCACTAACTCAAGGCACACCGGAGACCACCGAAAATGATCTCCAG CCATTCTTTGTTTTCCACAAAGCTTCGTCCCGAAAATCTGATAAAAAACCAACTGGAACTGGGAAAACCCGAAGGCGGATTGATCTATCTCCGTCATCACCTAATAAGACAGAGAAATCAGAACCCGATAAAGCTGGAGAACGGGATGAGCATTGCAACGAGCACTTGCGTACTGAAGCTTTTGAACTTGTTTGGTCAAAAATCAACTCGACCATCAAG GATATTTTGAGGGGTATCAATACTAATGTATTTAACGAAATACATCACTGGGTTTTGGAGTCCTTCAATGCTATCCAGTCATTTGGAACACCTGGTTTCACTGAAGCAACTCGGTCTTTTCCCATTGTAACTGACGCGAATTCTAAACTACTGTTCACTGGGATGGTTCTGACCA GGAATATGGAGTTTGTTGATGATCTACTAACATTTGAAGACCTTGGCCTTTTTTTGAGATCTAATGGATGCCATGTGGCTAACCTTTCGTCCCTGGACTTCTCAGCCAAGAGTGGGATTGGTGGCTGCCTCAGGGGTTTATTGAGACAGTTCTTAAAGGCTACTTTATAT GAAGCTGATATATCCATCTTGGCATCATGGTATAGAGAACAAGAAAACCATAATACCCCAGTGGTTGTGATTATAGATGATATGGAACGATGTTGTGGGTCTGTATTATCCGACTTCATACTTATGATGAG TGAATGGGTTGTAAAGATtccaatcattttattaatgggAGTTGCCACAACACTGAATGCTCCAAGAAACCTTCTTCCATCAAATGTGCTGCAGCACTTGTGCCCCTCTAAGTTCATATTGGGATCACCAGCTGAGAGAATGGATGCAGTTGTTGAGGCAGTCCTTGTGAAACAGTGTTCTGGGTTTAGTGTTGGTCACAAGGTGGCTGTTTTCTTGAAAAACTACTTCTTAAACCAGGATGGAACACTAACATCTTTTATTAGAGCTTTGAAG ATAGCATGTGCCCAGCATTTCTCCATGGAGCCTCTGAGCTTCATACTTGGTGGCTTGCTTgttgaagaaaaacaaaag GGTGAGAAAAGTGGTTTACAGCCAGAGGTAGTATTGAAGTATACTTCTCAGCTTCCGTCCTATGCAAG GAACCAAATGGCTGAACAGAATGGTAAAAGTTTGGTTCATGGTTTCTCAGAATTGAGGAGACTGCACAAGTGCTGGAGCACGGTCGTCTTG TGCCTGTATGAAGCAGGGAAGTGTAATAAAATCCGACTGCTAGACCTATTATGTGAGGCACTTAATCCAGATTTGTACACCTCAAGGGCTTCCAATAATCATGTGGTACTAGAGAAGGATGTTGGAGTACCCATGGCTACTGATCGTTCTATACGTCGAAAGTATTCTACCTTGCGAAAGGGCGGTTTTATCGGTCAGATAGTACGCAAAGTGAG GGATCTCCCGGCACTGATGCTCTACCAATTGCTGAAGAGTTGGGAAAAAACTACTGTTGATGTTCTTGAG ATCCATGAAAAAGTGAAGGACTTGCAGTCTTTGTTAAGATTTGAGGATGGCAAGTTGAAACCAAATGTTGATGACATATCCAA GAAACATTCATCTCGGAGTCCTTTAAATATGGAGAAGGAATCAAAAGAAGTAAATGAGAAAGCTGCTGCATTAATAGATTGCTTGGTTAG GGATTATTTGAGACCCATCGAGTGCATACCTTTGCATGAAATCTTCTGCTTCAAGAATGTTGAGAAACTTCAATTG GCTTTAATTGGAGATCCAAGAAGAAGGATCCAAGTTGACCTTTTGGAGTTCCACAAAATTCTGCAGTGTGGTTGCTGCAGCAAGAGTGGCAATGTCCTATTGCCATCTATGCATGATACCTCAATTAT GTATAGCCTAGCTCAAGAGCATGGTGATCTCATCAATCTTCATGATTGGTTCCAATCTTTCAAAACTGTTGTTCTTCATCCAAGTTCAAAAGGGAAACACAAGTCAAAACAATCCCCAAATCCAAAGAAAAGGAAGTATTCGCATGATTCTGAAAACAAGGGTGAAGCATCAATTCA AGCAAGATTTTGCAGGGCAGTTACAGAGCTGCAGATAACTGGACTCCTTCGGATGCCCAGCAGAAGACGCCCTGATTGTGTGCAGAGAGTGGCCTTTGGACTCTAA